Part of the bacterium genome is shown below.
TTGCGAGCAGCGGCTGAGAACGCTAAAGCCAACGGCGTGGAGCTGACCCTGCTGCCGGTCCCCATGCAGTCCCTGCACCGCTCCCTGTCTGAACCGCAGGACGCGGTTTTTTGTCTGGGCAACACGCTGCCCCATCTGCTGAACAAACGTTCCCTGTACGCCGCACTGAAAAGCGCCCACCGTTCGCTGCGCTGCGGCGGCGCCCTGGTGCTGCAGTTGATTAATTATGAGCGGGTGCTGACGAAAAAGGAACGGATCGTGCAGATCAGCCGCGCGGGTGAAACGCTGTTCGTTCGCTTTTACGATTTTCTCGACAACGCTGTACGCTTTAATGTACTGATTGCGGAGACCGGCGCAATGCCCCCTTCGCACCGGCTGATCAGCACCCAGCTGCGGCCCTATGAACGATCTCAGCTGAAGGCCGCTTTGCACGACTGCGGCTTTTCTTCTTT
Proteins encoded:
- a CDS encoding class I SAM-dependent methyltransferase, which produces MNDSQSSAFYDELAGHYDAMARFSDRLEAERKSLAVWQQQLGCRIVTDVGCGTGLHAIALSQLGLVVTAVDPAPAMLRAAAENAKANGVELTLLPVPMQSLHRSLSEPQDAVFCLGNTLPHLLNKRSLYAALKSAHRSLRCGGALVLQLINYERVLTKKERIVQISRAGETLFVRFYDFLDNAVRFNVLIAETGAMPPSHRLISTQLRPYERSQLKAALHDCGFSSLECYGALSQQPYQPASPNLVLCASKK